CGGTTCAAGCCATTGCTGAGCAAATTCGTCAAGCTGATGGCGTTATCATCGTCACACCGGAATATAATTATTCTGTGCCAGGTGGGTTGAAGAATGCGATCGATTGGCTGTCTCGCTTGCCAAATCAACCACTGGCAGGCAAACCGGTGGCGATTCAAACCAGCTCAATGGGGCCAATAGGTGGGGCTCGTTGCCAGTATCATTTGCGTCAGATCCTGGTTTTCCTTGATGCGATGGTGATGAATAAGCCTGAATTTATGGGGGTGTGATTCAAAGCAAAGTGGATGAGCAAGCCAAAGCATTGATTGACCAAGGAACGCTGGATTTCCTCACCGGCCAACTGGCAGCCTTTGCCACCTATATTGAACGTGTCCGCGTGAAATAACTCATGATTGAAAACCCCCACTGGCCGCTGGTGATTGGGGGTTACTCTCTCGACCCACACATGTTGGATGCTACTAAATGGCCGTTAAAATCACTGTCTGGCTTATCCTGACCCTGATATCCACTCTCTGGCTGGGTTGGTATGGCTTAAATGAGCAGCAAGCTGAGCGTGAGGCCAATTTTCGTATTACCCACCGCGAATTGAGCCAGCAATTAGCCCAACAACAAGCTATTTTGTTTCTGACTCTTGAACCGAACCAACTGTCGCAACTACAGCGCCACTTCCCGCAATTGGTCGCAATCAGTCAAACTAAAGCCGATAAATCAAAAGCAGGCCAGTTAACGCTGCAAGTTCACGGCGGTGATTATCAGCTATCGAACTCATACAATGGCAGTGGCTTGCAGATTAATGGGTTGAAACTGTTGCAGGTAGTGGGCTTACCGGAAAATTTCGACAGCGTGACATTACGCTATCAGCAACATCCGTTAGCTGTGTTGGGCAATCCAAATCCAGATAGCTTCTGGCAATGGCAAAAACCATTGGGAGAGGGTGCTCAATCCTTTTCGTTAACTGGCTATGCCACGCCTCTTTGGCGTGATTTACCTTGGTTAACAGCTCTCCTGCTTTCACTCATATGGGGAGCTACCCTTTATGGTTGGCACCGTTGGCAGCAGTTGGCGCAATACCGCAATCGCGCCGAACAACGGGCTAAATTTGCTGATCAAGCCAGACTCAATGCCATGGGGGAAATTGCCACGGGTATTGCCCATGAGTTGAACCAGCCACTCACTGCCACATTGACGTATAACCAAACCGCGCTGCGATTATTACCCGCGCAGGATGACAACATCACCCCACTGCTACAGGCGTCGGTTGAGCAAATCAAACGAATTTCGGCGCTACTGGAGCGGCTACGCACGTTACTCAGCCGTGGGCAGGTGAATTTACAACCGGTGATGGTAGCGGATATCTGGCTACGCGTGAACGCTTTATTAAGTAATGAGATAGCCGCCAGCAAAGTAACGGTTGTGAATAGTATTTCAGCGAATTTACCGCCACTCTCGGCCGATCCTTTATGGCTGGAGCAAATTCTGCATAATTTACTCAGTAATGCTATCCATGCCGTGCAACACACTACGACTCCGTTAATTTATTTCACTGCCCGCCTGCAACCACAGCAATGGCTAATTCAGATAGAGGATAATGGGCCGGGGCTAAGCCATCAGCAGTTAGACCACCTGTTCACACCTTTTTATACCACTCGCGAGAGTGGTCTGGGATTAGGGCTAACCCTGTGTGAGACATTGGTACAGCGAATGGGAGGTGACATAAAAGCCGCAAACAGTGAACATGGCGGGGCTTGTTTTACCCTAACCTTTCCCCTGATTGGCGAGAATACGCATGACAAAACACATTTATCTGATTGATGATGATGACGGTGTTCGCGCCGCGCTAACCGCATTACTCGCCACCCTGGGCTGGGAAGTAAAAGCATTCAGTGACGGCCAGCATTTCCTCGATTCATTGGCAATAACCCAGCCAAGTTGCGTACTACTGGATATCAGAATGCCGGGTAAGAGTGGGATGGCAGTATTAGAAGCCATTCAATGCCGTGATAGCACTCTTCCGGTCATCATAATGACTGGGCACGGTAATATTGAATTGTGCCGCCGGGCATTTAAAGGTGGAGCGCTGGAGTTTTTGACCAAACCTATCGACGCCGATGTGCTGATCGAAACCATCAGCATGGCGTTAGAACAGCATGAACAGGCGCTGGCAATCCACAGTCAACAGGCAGCCTATCAGCAGTTGATCAGCCAACTCTCGGCTCGCGAACAGGAAGTCGCCGCGCTGATTATCCAAGGGGAAACCAGCAAGCAAATCGCCCAACGATTATCCCTTTCACCGCGAACCGTTGAGGCGCATCGCGCTAACATCTTCGCTAAACTGGAGGTCAACTCGCTGGCATCACTTATTCATAATTACTCCTATATCCTACCAATAATATACCCAAAGTAATTGGTGTTGCAGGTAGGCAGCAAGTGAGCAACAAATTGTTTGTAAACCATGTTGAACAGCGCCTGCGCTGGCCCGTAGGGTGAGCCTCTGATGAGGCTCATAATCCCGATGAGCTTACGCAGTCAAGTGATTCGGGTGCGTGAGCGCAGATAACACCCCTGCGGCGCCAAGTACCAAGGGAATAGGTAGAAGTACGGAGTAAAACGGGTAGTTAGCCGAATGTTTTTTCACCACTTATCACCGTAACATAACGGCACGGTGATGAAATCACTTCGCTAACAATAAGGATTTTATATGATCAAGCCTATTGCCCTGACCTCCGCCTTATTCATTGGCCTGATAGCTCAAGCCTCGGCTGCGGGTCTGAACACTGAACGTAATATCTCTCAGGCGCTGGCCACCGATTTGGCCAGCCGTACCCTCGCTGTTTGCCAGGCGGATGGCTACAACGTGGCGGTAACTGTGGTTGACCGTGCTGGGATCATCAAAACTGTATTACGTGCTGATAATGCCGGTCCGCACACCGTTAAAGCCAGCGAGCAAAAAGCCTTTACGGCACTATCGACTAAAACCCCAAGCGGGCAAGTGATGGAAAACAGCCAAAAGACACCTGCAGCCAACAACCTGAAAGACATTCCAGGGTTCTTGCTGTTAGGGGGTGGCGTGCCAGTGAAAGCAGGGGATGAGGTCGTCGGTGCAGTGGGTGTTGCCGGTGCACCGGGCGGGCATTTGGACGCACAATGTGCGACAAAGGCACTGGAGCAAATCAGCGCTCAGTTAAAAGCATAAGATTATAACGACAACGCCCCCATCCTCGGTGTCGAAAGGGGGGCGTTTTTATGATCGGCTATCAGTGATCGACAAAGGCAATTTTTAGCACAAACAGCAGCGCAACAACCACTACGCATGGGCTGATTTCACGCCAACGGCCAGTGCCCAACTTCATCAGGCAATAAGAGATAAAGCCCAGCGCAATCCCTTCAGTGATAGAGAAGCTGAACGGCATCATCACTGCGGTAACAAACGCAGGAACGGCTTCAGTCAAATCATCCCACTTCACCCGTGACAGGCTAGATGTCATCAGTACGCCAACATAAATCAACGCACCCGCAGCAGCATAAGCAGGCACCATACCGGCCAATGGTGACACAAACATCACCAACAGGAATAAGATACCAACGACAACAGCAGTTAAACCAGTACGGCCCCCGACAGACACCCCTGAGGAGCTTTCAATATACGCGGTCACCGATGAGGTACCGATAAAAGCACCGGCTACCGAGCTGATGCTATCCACGTACAGCGCTTGCTTCATGCGCGGGAATTTGCCTTTATGGTCGGTTAAGCCCGCTTTATCCGTGACACCAATTAATGTGCCAGATGAATCGAACAGGTTAACCAGCATGAAGGAGAAAATGATCCCCGCCATACTAATATTCAGCGCTCCGGCTAAATCCACCTGCCCGACCACAGAAGTCACACTTGGCGGCATGGAGAAAATGCCAGAGTAATGCACATCACCCAGTGCCCAGCCAATCAGTGTGGTTACTACAATCGACACCAGCACCGCAGCGTGGATATTGCGAGATGCCAGAACCGCGATAATAAAGAAGCCCAGCGCACCTAACAGCACACTGTGAGAAGTCAGATTACCGACTGCGACTAAGGTATCCGGGTTTGCTACCACGATACCGGCATTTTTCAGCCCCATCATGGCAATAAACAGGCCAATACCACTGGTAATCCCTACCCGTAGGCTCAGTGGGATGTTAGCAATCATCCAATACCGGATGCGGAAAATGGTCAGCAAAAGGAAACCGATTGCGCCCCAGAAAATAGCACCCATGCCGACTTGCCATGAAATACCCATCGCGCCGACAACCACAAAAGCGAAGAAAGCGTTAAGCCCCATCGCCGGAGCCAGTGCTACTGGTAAGTTAGCCAATAAGCCCATAAAGATGCTACCAAAGGCGGCAATCAGGCAGGTTGTCACGAAAAC
The sequence above is drawn from the Yersinia intermedia genome and encodes:
- a CDS encoding NCS2 family permease — its product is MSKPNLDTEQGLLERVFKLKQHGTTARTELIAGITTFLTMVYIVFVNPQILGVAGMDVRAVFVTTCLIAAFGSIFMGLLANLPVALAPAMGLNAFFAFVVVGAMGISWQVGMGAIFWGAIGFLLLTIFRIRYWMIANIPLSLRVGITSGIGLFIAMMGLKNAGIVVANPDTLVAVGNLTSHSVLLGALGFFIIAVLASRNIHAAVLVSIVVTTLIGWALGDVHYSGIFSMPPSVTSVVGQVDLAGALNISMAGIIFSFMLVNLFDSSGTLIGVTDKAGLTDHKGKFPRMKQALYVDSISSVAGAFIGTSSVTAYIESSSGVSVGGRTGLTAVVVGILFLLVMFVSPLAGMVPAYAAAGALIYVGVLMTSSLSRVKWDDLTEAVPAFVTAVMMPFSFSITEGIALGFISYCLMKLGTGRWREISPCVVVVALLFVLKIAFVDH
- a CDS encoding sensor histidine kinase, whose translation is MAVKITVWLILTLISTLWLGWYGLNEQQAEREANFRITHRELSQQLAQQQAILFLTLEPNQLSQLQRHFPQLVAISQTKADKSKAGQLTLQVHGGDYQLSNSYNGSGLQINGLKLLQVVGLPENFDSVTLRYQQHPLAVLGNPNPDSFWQWQKPLGEGAQSFSLTGYATPLWRDLPWLTALLLSLIWGATLYGWHRWQQLAQYRNRAEQRAKFADQARLNAMGEIATGIAHELNQPLTATLTYNQTALRLLPAQDDNITPLLQASVEQIKRISALLERLRTLLSRGQVNLQPVMVADIWLRVNALLSNEIAASKVTVVNSISANLPPLSADPLWLEQILHNLLSNAIHAVQHTTTPLIYFTARLQPQQWLIQIEDNGPGLSHQQLDHLFTPFYTTRESGLGLGLTLCETLVQRMGGDIKAANSEHGGACFTLTFPLIGENTHDKTHLSD
- a CDS encoding GlcG/HbpS family heme-binding protein — translated: MIKPIALTSALFIGLIAQASAAGLNTERNISQALATDLASRTLAVCQADGYNVAVTVVDRAGIIKTVLRADNAGPHTVKASEQKAFTALSTKTPSGQVMENSQKTPAANNLKDIPGFLLLGGGVPVKAGDEVVGAVGVAGAPGGHLDAQCATKALEQISAQLKA
- a CDS encoding response regulator transcription factor, which codes for MTKHIYLIDDDDGVRAALTALLATLGWEVKAFSDGQHFLDSLAITQPSCVLLDIRMPGKSGMAVLEAIQCRDSTLPVIIMTGHGNIELCRRAFKGGALEFLTKPIDADVLIETISMALEQHEQALAIHSQQAAYQQLISQLSAREQEVAALIIQGETSKQIAQRLSLSPRTVEAHRANIFAKLEVNSLASLIHNYSYILPIIYPK